The Pseudoalteromonas translucida KMM 520 genome segment TATTTTGCTTAATAGCAATAATATTTGCTGCAGAGGCTTCTATCACATTGTCGTTGTAATCAAGTACCAGTACATCGTCACAAGGTTGCGTTTGCAGCGCTTTTTTTATTAATACTTGTTCAAGGCGGTTTAGCGTTTTGAGTCCTGCAAGCAAGGGTTGTGCGGCTAGTTTAATGGGGCTGATGTTAAGACTTATACCCTCATCTGCCAATCTGCTGTAATTTTGAGGGTAATCTAAAATACTCAATAACACGGTGATATTACACGTTTGCGGTAAACCATAACCGCGCCCTCCCTCACCTCGCGTTATTACAATTTTAAGCACGCACAACGTATGCTCCGCTATACTTTTAGCTATGTCTGCTTCAAGTTCAGCAAAATCTACTAATGGGAAACCAAGTCGTGCAGCACATTCAATTAAACGCGCTTTATGATGTGACCAATGCTCTACTTGCCCATTTACTACTTTTGCAGTTGTAAAAAAACCATCACCATAATTTAAGCCACGATCGTACGTGCTTATAGTGCTGTTTTTAACTGTTGTAATAATAGTTTGTGTGTCTTTTTGTGTTTTTTGCATATAAAAAAAGCCCAGTTAAACAACTGAGCTCTTATAGTCTGGTCTGTTGTTAAAAAAGATTATACCTTTTTAAACAGTAACGAGCCATTAGTACCACCAAAGCCAAACGAGTTGCAGAGAGCAAACTCTAATTTTGCATCTCGGGCAGTGTGCGCTACATAGTCTAAATCGCACCCTTCATCTGGGTTATCAAGATTTATTGTTGGGGTTACTTTTTGGTCGGTTAACGACAATATTGAAATAATCGACTCAACCGAACCAGCAGCACCTAATAAATGACCCATCATAGATTTAGATGAACTCACCATTACATCTTTTGCTGCACTGCCAAAAACACTTTTAACGGCCGAGGTTTCTGCTTTGTCACCTGCATGAGTCGATGTACCATGTGCGTTAATGTAACCAATTTGGTCCGCATTTACTTGCGCATCGTTTAGCGCATTTTCCATCGCTAGCGCTGCGCCTGCACCATCTTCTGGTGGTGAAGTCATATGAAATGCATCACCGCTCATACCAAAACCAACTAGTTCGGCATAAATTTTTGCACCACGTGCTTTTGCGTGTTCGTATTCTTCAACAACCACAACACCCGCACCGTCTGATAATACAAAACCATCGCGGTCTTTATCCCAAGGACGCGAAGCCGCTTGTGGATCATCGTTGCGTGTTGAAAGTGCACGAGCGGCATTAAAGCCTCCCAT includes the following:
- the pabC gene encoding aminodeoxychorismate lyase — encoded protein: MQKTQKDTQTIITTVKNSTISTYDRGLNYGDGFFTTAKVVNGQVEHWSHHKARLIECAARLGFPLVDFAELEADIAKSIAEHTLCVLKIVITRGEGGRGYGLPQTCNITVLLSILDYPQNYSRLADEGISLNISPIKLAAQPLLAGLKTLNRLEQVLIKKALQTQPCDDVLVLDYNDNVIEASAANIIAIKQNKLFTPSLNECGIKGVYLQSLCDKLAVDFKCVSITDLLEADAVFICNSLMGVVPVNRLEQRSFDVVHSQLLLNKLLAKEAKC
- the fabF gene encoding beta-ketoacyl-ACP synthase II → MAKRRVVVTGLGMLTPLGNDVQSTWQGLLDGKSGIQTITHFDTSKFGTHFAGLINDFDASAYMPAKDAKKMDLFIQYGIAAGIQAFKDSGLEVTEQNATRIGVAVGSGIGGLTLIEENHIKLLNSGPRKLSPFYVPSTIINMISGHLSIMNGLRGPNISIVTACTTGLHNIGHAARMIAYGDADAMVAGGAEKACTPIGMGGFNAARALSTRNDDPQAASRPWDKDRDGFVLSDGAGVVVVEEYEHAKARGAKIYAELVGFGMSGDAFHMTSPPEDGAGAALAMENALNDAQVNADQIGYINAHGTSTHAGDKAETSAVKSVFGSAAKDVMVSSSKSMMGHLLGAAGSVESIISILSLTDQKVTPTINLDNPDEGCDLDYVAHTARDAKLEFALCNSFGFGGTNGSLLFKKV